In Methanocella paludicola SANAE, the sequence CCGGTACGACCTTGTCGACTCCGCCGCAGTGGCCGTAGCATCCCTGGTAGATGCCACCCGTGCTCGCGCACGTGCCGACGGAGATGACGACCTTGGGGTCGGGCATCTGGTCGTAGAGGTTCTTGATGATCTCCTTGTATTTTATCGTTACAGGGCCCACGACGAGCATGACGTCGGCGTGCTTCGGGTTGCCCGTGCTCATCACGCCGAACCGGCTGACGTCGTACCTGGGCGTCAGGCATGCAAGTATTTCCAGGTCGCAGCCGTTGCAGCCTCCGGTGCCCACATGGATGACCCAGGGCGACTTCTTTCTCGAAATCTCAGTCAGGCTCATGCTATCCACCTCCCGGTCACTATGATGTATATCAGGTTAATTATCAACAATACCATCCCGACTATGAATACTTGCTTCAGCATCTGGTCGACCCGGAGCCTCGCCGTCGC encodes:
- a CDS encoding NADH-quinone oxidoreductase subunit B family protein — encoded protein: MSLTEISRKKSPWVIHVGTGGCNGCDLEILACLTPRYDVSRFGVMSTGNPKHADVMLVVGPVTIKYKEIIKNLYDQMPDPKVVISVGTCASTGGIYQGCYGHCGGVDKVVPVDVYVPGCNVRPEAVIDGLVLALDILNEKERKILEEKKAKAKGAA